A region of Drosophila mauritiana strain mau12 chromosome 3L, ASM438214v1, whole genome shotgun sequence DNA encodes the following proteins:
- the LOC117141766 gene encoding uncharacterized protein LOC117141766: MPALRRSPRLDQSKEPTTSVASDIQQPQSSKESGLLGQNLSGTPQPAKAGQTTNSTTVEVANLLERIATLERELSKAKANEGQVETARNPVGIGLSGNGNGNGAANTPLSMSETSSAMSGATTQMLSENLQREQFVTPSLNEPLLAQLSANLLAQLSANLQPQLSGTSGQQVTRNNNCTTVSLSPPCYVTATVQPELGYVDALREPQRNLVVTAPGSYGTAPASIPNVWTPRRLPDLPEFEGQPEEWPIFECAFTETTEAYQCTALENNQRLVKALKGEARAAVKALLIHPNNVQEVMEQLRFRYGRPEQLIRSQLESVRDVLPISEPNIARIVPFATKVSNLAAFLKSTKNGIQHLGNPTLMEELIAKLPISKRLDWAKHAATIEPYPTVVHFSEWLHELARLICIVTDAASKDPKRRLLHASTSRLDGKDTNSHKCCPICEGQHGIKDCEEFHHALPTARIELARKHRICFACLESGHMARFCKKGTKCSVNGCQRRHHYLLHDRIGNSRLPQSNGGRFKEHTSTRDQELQRDTSHRRRNPFTSTTATPKAGQAEDGQESPHRNLSCVDPDGDHLLFRILPVTLYGRNKQVDTYALLDEGSSVTLIDDDIIQSLNLKGESRQLNVQWFGGKSAREHTTVVSLQISGTGKSMRHDLRNVFAVSNLNLPMQSLRREDVKARKENARLPVKPYFDATPRILIGLDHAHLGIPLRTRSFGAGGPFAAATKLGWVVYGPVKGSASPPVSRSCLLAVSHDNLLEKMVSDYFETENFGVKPAPPVAAGDDVRALSILEDTTKRVGRRFQTGLLWKDDEVRLPDSYNMALKRLVSIERKMKRDEVFARAYKGIMDDYIKKGYARRLEPQGITHTNGKVWYLPHFGVENPNKPGKIRLVFDAAAKVNDISLNSALMKGPQRYKSLPAVLFHFREGAVGVCADIKEMFHQVLIQPQDRCAQRFLWRNGEDRLLSLCSGLCEARQRFAI; this comes from the coding sequence ATGCCGGCGCTGAGGCGAAGCCCCAGACTAGATCAGTCCAAAGAGCCCACGACGAGTGTGGCTAGTGATATACAGCAGCCTCAAAGTTCCAAGGAAAGTGGATTACTCGGTCAGAATCTGAGTGGTACTCCGCAGCCTGCCAAAGCAGGGCAGACTACAAATTCCACAACTGTAGAGGTGGCGAACCTACTGGAAAGAATCGCAACCTTAGAAAGGGAACTATCCAAGGCCAAGGCAAATGAAGGGCAAGTAGAGACCGCAAGAAATCCCGTTGGAATCGGGTTGAGCGGTAACggtaacggtaacggtgcggcGAATACACCGCTAAGTATGAGTGAAACGTCGTCAGCTATGAGTGGAGCGACGACGCAGATGTTGAGTGAAAATTTGCAACGGGAACAATTTGTGACGCCATCTTTGAATGAACCGTTGCTCGCACAATTGAGTGCAAATTTGCTCGCACAGTTGAGTGCAAATTTGCAGCCACAATTGAGTGGAACTAGTGGGCAACAAGTCACACGAAATAATAACTGTACAACAGTGAGCCTATCTCCGCCTTGCTACGTTACGGCCACGGTGCAGCCAGAACTAGGGTATGTTGATGCACTACGGGAGCCACAACGCAACTTAGTGGTTACTGCGCCTGGGTCCTACGGGACAGCACCGGCAAGTATACCAAATGTATGGACGCCACGTAGATTACCGGATCTTCCAGAGTTCGAAGGCCAGCCCGAGGAATGGCCAATATTCGAGTGCGCGTTTACGGAGACGACGGAGGCATATCAATGTACAGCCTTGGAGAATAATCAAAGGCTAGTGAAGGCTTTGAAGGGTGAGGCACGAGCGGCAGTAAAGGCGCTGCTCATCCACCCCAACAATGTGCAAGAAGTTATGGAGCAGCTTCGATTTCGATATGGACGCCCGGAGCAACTGATTCGAAGTCAACTGGAGAGCGTGCGAGATGTGCTGCCAATATCAGAACCGAACATTGCCAGAATTGTGCCGTTTGCCACAAAGGTGAGCAACCTCGCCGCGTTTTTGAAGTCAACAAAGAACGGCATTCAGCATTTAGGAAATCCTACCCTAATGGAGGAGCTGATAGCTAAGTTGCCTATAAGCAAGAGGTTGGACTGGGCGAAGCATGCAGCTACGATTGAACCATATCCAACAGTGGTGCATTTTAGCGAATGGCTACACGAGCTCGCTAGATTGATATGCATTGTCACGGATGCTGCAAGTAAAGATCCGAAGCGAAGGCTATTGCACGCAAGCACAAGTCGTCTGGATGGAAAGGATACTAACTCTCACAAATGTTGTCCAATATGTGAGGGGCAGCATGGGATCAAGGACTGCGAGGAATTTCATCATGCACTTCCGACAGCGAGAATCGAGTTAGCAAGGAAGCATAGGATCTGCTTCGCGTGCTTGGAGAGTGGACACATGGCCCGGTTCTGCAAGAAGGGCACCAAATGCAGTGTCAACGGGTGCCAAAGAAGGCATCACTACCTGCTCCACGATAGAATCGGGAATTCCAGGCTACCCCAGTCGAACGGCGGCCGCTTCAAGGAGCATACGAGCACTCGAGATCAGGAGCTGCAAAGGGACACCAGCCATCGCCGACGTAATCCCTTTACGTCAACGACTGCAACGCCAAAAGCAGGACAAGCCGAGGATGGCCAGGAATCGCCACACCGAAACCTTAGCTGCGTTGACCCGGATGGAGATCACCTGCTATTCCGGATTTTGCCCGTGACGTTGTACGGGAGGAATAAGCAAGTGGACACATACGCGCTGCTCGATGAGGGATCGTCCGTAACGCTTATTGACGACGACATTATCCAGAGCCTGAACCTAAAGGGAGAGAGTCGACAGCTCAACGTGCAGTGGTTTGGTGGCAAATCCGCCAGAGAGCACACTACGGTAGTTAGCCTGCAGATAAGTGGCACGGGCAAATCCATGCGCCATGACCTACGAAATGTGTTCGCTGTATCGAATCTAAATCTTCCGATGCAAAGCTTGCGTCGGGAGGATGTTAAGGCAAGAAAGGAAAATGCACGCCTACCCGTTAAACCATACTTCGATGCAACGCCAAGGATATTGATCGGCTTAGATCACGCTCATTTGGGTATTCCACTGAGGACCAGAAGCTTTGGAGCAGGAGGACCATTTGCAGCCGCCACCAAACTTGGATGGGTGGTGTACGGACCGGTAAAAGGGAGTGCAAGTCCACCGGTATCGAGATCATGCCTTTTAGCCGTGTCACACGATAATCTTCTAGAGAAGATGGTCAGCGATTACTTCGAAACTGAGAATTTTGGAGTAAAGCCCGCACCGCCGGTCGCAGCTGGTGACGATGTGCGAGCCTTAAGCATTTTGGAGGACACGACGAAACGTGTAGGCCGACGATTCCAGACTGGTCTGCTATGGAAAGACGACGAGGTGAGACTGCCAGACAGCTACAACATGGCACTCAAGAGACTCGTCAGCATTGAACGGAAAATGAAGCGCGACGAGGTCTTCGCGCGGGCATACAAGGGAATTATGGATGATTACATCAAGAAGGGATATGCACGACGACTAGAGCCGCAGGGGATAACCCACACCAACGGCAAGGTATGGTACCTTCCGCATTTCGGGGTCGAGAACCCAAACAAGCCGGGAAAAATCCGTCTAGTATTCGATGCCGCAGCCAAAGTGAACGATATATCACTGAACTCGGCGCTGATGAAAGGCCCTCAGCGCTACAAATCCCTACCAGCAGTGCTCTTCCACTTCCGGGAAGGAGCAGTTGGAGTATGTGCAGACATTAAGGAGATGTTTCACCAAGTGCTGATACAGCCACAGGACAGATGTGCCCAGCGATTCTTGTGGAGAAATGGAGAGGATCGCTTGCTCTCCTTGTGCAGCGGACTATGTGAAGCTCGTCAACGCTTCGCAATATAG